The genomic DNA GATCGACGTTTATGACCTTTAATGAAGTATTTGATGTTTCTTTCGCCCATGTACGTGATAATGCTTCTATTGCAGCTTTAGAAGTAGAATAACCTCCCCATAATGGACGGCATTTATGTGCCGCGCCAGATGAAAGTATTATAGCACGACTAGATTTAGATTTTTTAAGCAGTGGATCAAAAGTACGCATTAGATTCCAAGTAGTCATGATATTAACATTTAATATTTCTTCAAAAGATTTTTTTTTAATTCTCCAAATAGGGCTAATAGGGCCAAGAATACCAGCATTAGCTATTAAAATATCTAGTTTTCCCCAGCGCTGTTCAATATATGTTTTTGTTAAGTCAATAGATTTTGTATCCCTTAAATCAAATGCAATTAGATCTACAACTTTTTTTATTTTATTGATATCATTTTTTAGTTTATCTAGTTGTTTCACATCACGAGAACAGGCAATCACATGTGCTCCAGATTTTGCTAATTCCAAAGCTGTATAATAACCAATACCACGCGATGCTCCTGTTATTAATGCTATACGCTTTGTCGAATTAATTACATTATTAGATA from Candidatus Liberibacter americanus str. Sao Paulo includes the following:
- a CDS encoding SDR family NAD(P)-dependent oxidoreductase, translated to MINGKDNLSISNNVINSTKRIALITGASRGIGYYTALELAKSGAHVIACSRDVKQLDKLKNDINKIKKVVDLIAFDLRDTKSIDLTKTYIEQRWGKLDILIANAGILGPISPIWRIKKKSFEEILNVNIMTTWNLMRTFDPLLKKSKSSRAIILSSGAAHKCRPLWGGYSTSKAAIEALSRTWAKETSNTSLKVINVDPGPTRTAMRAQAMPSEDPNTIKHPQEVAKSILYLCDLKQITTGKLFSVQKNSFVECFNSE